One Desulfuromonadales bacterium DNA window includes the following coding sequences:
- a CDS encoding acyl-CoA dehydrogenase family protein, translated as MRGAGADEKSALAVAEAAREAEWRRPSFLGELFMGRLRSDLIFPWPEQDPAEKAAGDAVLAKLEAFLREHVDADRIDREKEVPREVIDGLKQLGLFGIKIPREYGGLGLSQVNYNRILHLVASHCGSTALLLSVHQSIGVSQPLKMFGTDEQKQRFLPRLSAGAISAFALTEPGAGSDPSQMTTTATPTEDGSGWVINGRKLWTTNGPIAELLIVTARTNDPQAARPEITAFIVEGNSPGLKTEHRCDFMGLKGIQNGLLSFKDVRVPSENVLVGVGEGLRLALRTLNVGRLSIPAFCGGVMKQSLAICRSWGIERRQWGAPIGHHEAVAAKIARIAADSFAVDSLAWLAAAMADQGETDIRLEAAADKLFCTEAMWRALDETLQVRGGRGYETADSLRARGEAPMPVERMLRDARLYLIGEGTSEILRLFIAREALDPHLKATGITALSSKLDLGRSLKFYSRWYPALLLPRLTASSDVAVPDALKGHRRYLESAARRLARDLFHMMVRHGQGLQKRQLLLARLVDVGVELFAMAAVLSRAASPQAPVGAPELADLFCRQARRRISALRRGLWRNDDGRAYALAREVLDGKYPWLEENIFCSWR; from the coding sequence ATGCGCGGAGCGGGTGCCGACGAGAAAAGCGCCTTGGCCGTCGCCGAGGCGGCCAGGGAAGCCGAATGGCGGCGGCCGAGTTTTCTCGGCGAACTCTTCATGGGGCGGCTGCGGTCCGACCTCATCTTCCCCTGGCCCGAGCAGGACCCGGCCGAAAAGGCGGCCGGCGATGCGGTGCTGGCGAAGCTGGAAGCCTTCCTGCGCGAACACGTGGATGCCGACCGGATCGACCGTGAAAAGGAGGTCCCCCGGGAGGTAATCGACGGGCTGAAGCAGCTCGGCCTCTTCGGCATCAAGATCCCCCGGGAGTACGGCGGGCTGGGCCTCTCCCAGGTCAACTACAACCGCATCCTCCATCTCGTCGCCAGTCACTGCGGCTCCACGGCGTTGCTGCTGTCGGTGCATCAGAGCATCGGGGTGTCGCAGCCGCTCAAGATGTTCGGCACCGACGAACAGAAGCAGCGCTTCCTGCCGCGGCTGAGCGCCGGGGCGATCAGCGCCTTCGCCCTGACCGAACCGGGGGCCGGCTCCGACCCCTCGCAGATGACGACCACGGCCACTCCCACCGAAGACGGCTCGGGCTGGGTCATCAACGGCCGAAAGCTCTGGACCACCAACGGCCCGATTGCCGAACTTCTCATAGTGACGGCGCGGACCAACGATCCGCAGGCGGCGCGCCCCGAGATCACCGCCTTTATCGTCGAAGGGAATTCTCCCGGCTTGAAAACCGAGCACCGCTGCGATTTCATGGGCCTCAAGGGGATTCAGAACGGGCTGTTGTCTTTCAAGGATGTCCGGGTCCCCAGTGAGAACGTCCTGGTTGGCGTCGGCGAAGGGCTGCGGCTGGCCCTGCGTACCCTCAATGTCGGTCGATTGTCGATCCCGGCCTTTTGCGGCGGGGTCATGAAACAGTCCCTGGCCATCTGCCGCAGCTGGGGGATTGAGCGGCGTCAGTGGGGTGCGCCGATAGGGCACCATGAGGCGGTGGCGGCCAAGATTGCCCGCATCGCCGCTGACAGCTTCGCTGTGGACAGCCTGGCGTGGCTGGCCGCCGCCATGGCCGACCAGGGAGAGACGGACATCCGCCTGGAGGCGGCGGCGGACAAGCTGTTCTGCACCGAGGCGATGTGGCGGGCCCTCGACGAGACCCTGCAGGTGCGCGGCGGCCGCGGCTACGAGACGGCCGACAGCCTGCGCGCCCGGGGGGAGGCGCCGATGCCGGTCGAACGGATGCTGCGCGATGCCCGCCTCTACCTGATCGGCGAGGGAACGAGCGAGATCCTGCGCCTCTTCATCGCCCGCGAGGCGCTCGATCCCCATCTCAAGGCGACCGGCATCACGGCGCTTTCCAGCAAGCTGGACCTCGGCAGGTCGCTCAAATTCTACTCCCGCTGGTATCCGGCGCTGCTTCTGCCCCGCCTTACGGCCTCCTCGGACGTGGCGGTGCCTGATGCACTCAAGGGGCACCGGCGTTATCTCGAAAGTGCTGCCCGCCGGCTGGCAAGGGATCTTTTTCACATGATGGTGCGTCACGGTCAGGGGTTGCAGAAAAGACAGCTATTGCTGGCGCGCCTGGTCGACGTGGGGGTGGAACTCTTCGCCATGGCGGCTGTTCTGTCGCGGGCCGCCAGTCCCCAGGCGCCGGTCGGAGCGCCGGAACTTGCCGATCTCTTCTGCCGGCAGGCAAGGCGGCGGATCAGCGCCTTGCGCCGGGGACTCTGGCGCAACGACGACGGCAGGGCCTACGCCTTGGCCCGGGAGGTGCTGGACGGGAAATACCCCTGGCTGGAGGAGAACATTTTCTGCAGTTGGCGGTAG